The window TCAACATTGACGATTGATGATGGCGTTTTCAGCCGAATGGCGGAACGTGCTGAGAACAAGAAGCGGCGTTTTGATCGGCTTCAGAAGCTAATCGACATGAAGATAAACATGATATATTTTGAATGGGACAAGAAGAAAAGCAAGAAGTTGAAGATGGGTTTCTACGATTGGTATAGAACTATGGAGTCTTGTCCTTCACAAGACAAAGTGGATGCTCAGAAGCGCAAAACAGAGCTAAATGAGTACTGGAAAGAATTGGTTGAAGAAGTGAAGAAGATGCCTCAGAGCGAAAAGGCGCTTTTCAAGACCCGGTCTCTCTTAGCCGCAAACAATTACAGACGGATGGTCGAGCCGCTCGACATTGCCGAGTATTACCTCAGTGGTAAAACAGATTATCAAACCACTGGAAGGTCTCCCCACTATGCTGTGCTCGAGAAATTGTTTAAGGCAGAAAATATTAACCCGGATAGACCGAAGAACAGTGACCTGAGTGATCTTTTGACGTTTGATTCTTGTTTCTGGGCTAAAGTTGAGGACGCTATGATTCTAACCAAAACACAAGTGGTGAGTAGAGAGCTCATGACGTTTGAAGAAGACGTGTGGGAGATGATCAGAAAACGTGAGGTTTCGCCGGAGATTTTCTTGGAGGGAAGCAGTTTCATGAAGTGGTGGAGAGAGTACAAGGAGATCAGAGCCGTTCATTCTCCACCTTCTTACTTCACCGAGTTTATGATCAATGGGGAGTACAAGACTTATGGTCAAGCCTGCTGATGAAGAATGTTGTACTGAAGAGTTATTATCAGTAAAATAATCAGTTACATTGCATGTTAAGTTGATGATTGATTGTATTCAACTATTTATTTCCATGAAAATTAAAAGTTCATTTTTAAGGAAAATTATGTAACTAAGGTCTTACAGTAGTTTTACATGGACACACAAAGGCTCTCCAGCTTCTACTCTCTCTTTTGTCAGTTTTACGTTTCCCGAACAGCTTTTTTAGCAAGAAGCAGATTCTGAGCTCAACCTCTTAGTCAACGATCTTGTGAGGCTGTAACCAGCCAAAGAGTCAAACGATCAGTCTTAACtatgatactttttttttacttgtgaGGTCGTAGCTCAAGCTTGTAAGCTTGTATTTCCATGGGAGAGATCGAGACACGTCCTTGTGAACCATCTCGGGGTGGTTCTTGATCATCGTATCCGAGACTCTCCATGTCTTCTTGCAAAAGATTCAACGAAGTTGGTTTCACCTTTGTAGCTGCAAGATCTTTGAACATGTCGGAGAAGTTCACTGGTTCATCAGCCACGCTTGTGCAGTTTGCTCTTCTTCCTTTATGGCAATTAGCTTTGTCATAAGCTCGTCGGTTGAGGATAATGGCGAACCTTGGGTTGTCATCTTCCAATGGCAGAGAGTATTTTGATGGACGTGGAACCTTGAAATTCACGACGTGTAGGTCACACGGTAATGGTTTGGCTAAAGGAGCAAATGACCCGTATTGCGGAACACGCACTGATATGTCTTGCGGTTTCTTGGCAATGAATGTGTTTATGGGATAGTTCAAGTGAGCACCTACGAGGTGAGAGAGAAGGGAAGGGTTAGAAACAGAGTCCGCCTGAGAGATGTTGAAGTCCACAAGAAGGTTGAAAACAACAGTCATTGCGCGGTTATCCATCACGCCTTGCCCGAGACCACGCCCATCGTCACGGACCAAGCGTCTGTCCAGCATAATCTCCAACCAACCATCTGCAAGACTTGCAACGCCAAGAGATTGGCGAGAGTGTACAGAGAATCTCTGACCGCTGGATCCTTGGATGAATGCGAGAGATGGCATTGGGTAGTAGTTTCCTTGAAGGGGTATCTTATCATACGTTTCcctcctgctcatttggaaacCGTTGAGATCAGAGTAGAAGACCTTTTTGTTGTCGATATCAGTCTTGTACCGGACAATTAGTTCCTGGTCATTGAAGTCTTCTCCGAGTAGCTCAACATGATACTCCATCTCAACCACTAGATCCTGAAGCGTGTTGCCTCCAGTGTATACTCTTGTGCTGTGAGAGATGGGAGATTTCTCCCATCTGGTTTTAGGGTACGAGAAGACTTCTTGGGCTAGTAGTCCCTCGGAGATGACTAGATGTCCACCGGATTTAACAATCGGTTGAGCTTCACCTTTTGGTTTGAATAGGTAAGCTCCACTATCAGGACTATAGTACATACCAATCTCTTCTCTCACGACAGTCTCTGGTCCATTGCTATGAACTATCTTCTGAAGTAAGCCGTTCTTAACATCAAACACAAGAGTCTGATGTTCGTTTCGGATCTCAGTCACATCGCTGTCAAGTTTTGAGCAGGAATATGGAGGGGGACAAGGAAATGGGTCGAACTCAGAAGCGTATTTGAGTTTAGACTGTGTAGCTTTCTCGCATTCAACATTGCCATTAGCAATGTAATACGTTCTCAGACCAAGAGCTGGAATGGAAGCTTTCCAGTAAAGGCGATGTCTGCCGGTGAACAGTTTGGTTTTGTCATGCTGCACTTCAGGAGAAATCTGGCTAGGGACACAAGTCCAGTTTGAGTCCAGAACCGAGATTTCAGCACGGTTGACAACTACATTCACTACCTCCTCTCTCGTCTGTTCCGATGGATTGAAGAGTATAACTGCGTGTACGTTTCCTTCACGCGCAGCAATTGGCTTGTGAACCGGCTGAGCATCATACTTGGATCGCACTTGCTCTGCCTCGAAGAATGATGGGGACTGATCAGATTTGTCTTTCCCTTGGCGGATCCCAAGGAGAACTTCGATTGCTTTAGACATAAAGATCTGAAGGTCTTGCAATGAAGTATGCATCCGGGAGCCGTAATCTTGTACCACATGATCCTTAGCAGTTCCAGTTACCCCATCATGGTGCTGGAAAAGAGCTAGATTCCTTCTAGCAGCAGTTAACTTATACGCAAAACTTGTCGGAAATTTCTCACACTGAACTCGATGGCAATAACCTAACAGAAACGACATCATGATCTCAGCTCCACGAAGGGTATGCTCAAGCACACGATCAACAGCTTTGAAGAAAGGCCTTGAAACATAATAGCCACTCCAATAGTCTTGTTGCCTATCTGCATATGTAAAGAAGTCACCTGAGAGAGAAGGGAAACCAACAACCTGACCAGAGCCAACCTCACCGGGACGAGAATAATTTACTCTATCAGCTTCTTGTCGAAGCGTTCTGAAATAATCATCCAGAGTGCCAAACTTTGCCTCTGTGTTTAGACTAGGATCAGAGTTGATGTGATCAAACAACATCTGGTAGTTACGAAACTGAGCCTCGGCTTCATCCATACTGATGTAACGAAAATCATCTCCAAGAGGTATAAGAAGGGTATTGGTTCTATAAAGGGTGGATTTTTTCCTGTACTGATCCAGAAGCTTTGATGCCCTCTCCTGCACATTGTCTTGTGTGGTCTCCACTGGGTGCTTTCCCCATGGACAAAGTTCATATTTGAATCCCCGCTTCCGAGCAAAATCAAACTGACAGCAAATTGCAGGCTCTGGACCACAAGTGTGTGGGATATCGTATGAATAGAAAGGCATCATGTGAACAAAAATATCTGTTGTCTCCATGGTATCCCAACTCTGACGCCAAATATATTCCAGATTCTTATTCAGGGCAAGCTCTTTCTTGAGCTCGTAATGAGTCCTCTGAATAAGCATGTTTTCAAAACCCATACGCCGGAGGAGATAAGCCATAGTTGACGAATAGCCAAAGGGATCTATAGCCCATGAGTTCTTAGGAATGACCCCAATTGTGTCGTTCAGCCACATATTACCCTCTGCGATCTGCAAGTACAAAATCAGATACATAAGCCAGTATATTGAGAAAATATGgtttacacacaaaaaaaaacctgGAACCCTAACTCTTGGAAGATGCTTTacccaaaaaggaaaaaaaaaactcatgatACGAACACAAAGCAACAAGCGGCTGGCTAAATTAGCAGTATCTCTATCAAATGATATTCTAACATCACTATTTACACACAACCAAAACGAGGGTTTTGAGCTCAAACGAGGTATTAGGTAATGACTAACTATAACCAACCAGATGTGACATAATAAATACAAACGAAATGACTAGCAGAAACAGAACAGGAAAACATAAAATGAGAAATACAGTAACCactgtcatcatcatcatctttatTTCAGTAAAAGTAAAAAACTTCTAAAAAACAAACACAAGTAGAAAGCTTAAAtgcataaaaatgaaaagtcaAGAGATGAAGAACATACCTGTTCAATTATAGCAAAATAATGTGAATTAGCCTGCACATAACATCAAAAAAAGACACTTAGCTCATCTCAACATatctcattttttaatttttttatcaagcAAACATTACCTCATCATTCATCACCCAACCACCTCCAACGATCTCTAACTGCCCGTTCTTAACCAAACTACTCAAAGCCTCCTGCTTACCCGGCGAAGCGTCTCTCCACCATCTCTCCAGATACGACATCTCCTCCCATATAAACTTCCTTCTAGAATCCtacaccaaaaaaataataaactaaaattaaaatgcaATTCTCGCTGACGTCATCACGGTATGTTGACTTTTTCGTCACCTTGGATAAAGTCTCGACGATGGTGTCGAGAATATGCCTCGACTGTAACTGATAGTACTCTTCCACCGTCAGCTTCCACCCAGGATCGTTATGAGAGTGAGGCACCACGAAGATCTTCAGCTTCTCCTTCTCCCACTCGTCTCCTTTATACGTCACTTGCCACCCTTGCTTCCACGGACCTCCGTCTACGTCCTTGAACTCGATCCTATCGTACAGATCCTTGGTAGTGATATCCACCACGGCGGCGACGGAGAGTGAATTGTTTACGTGCCTTCGGTTGGTGATACTCTTCCGCGGCTTTGCGAATCGGTTGGAtctggaagaggaggaggaggagaggaaGCGGGAGGAGATCGGTTTCGGGACGCCGAAGTGGAAGAGcgtgaggaggaggaagaggagggagACGGCGAGAGCGACGAGGAAGAAGTTGGTGAAGAGGAAGTTTACGAGAGCTGTTCGTTTCCGTGGTTTTCGATTGATCGGGAGTTTGGATTTGGATGAGGCTGTTGTTGGGAGAAGGGATTGGCCCCAGCCGCTTCCGCCTCCGCTGCCGGGGGGACTACGGCGGGTGTTGCCGCCGATGAAGGGCATGTCTCTCCTCGGAAATTCCGAAGTCTTTTAATAATGAAACTACGTCGTTTTTACCTGATCCGTTTAGTTTCTTTCGGCTATGagttttatataactgaatgaTCCATCCACGGTGGACTTTTCTTGTGGTTTTACGGTGAATTCGAGTAGTCGTCAGTGGTAGTATTGTCTTTTAATCACGAGCTAGATTCCGGTCAACTTTGGTCAACCGTATAATTTAATCATCAACCGGGTATGTATAGTTTGAAAAGTCCCCGCCAAACAAGTTCAGAACAAAGCTTGATATCCAAACACACCTTTTAGTTTCTTGAGACTGTACGATGTTGATCTGATTGAGCTCGATGATGACGCAGGGACTAGAGTCTTACGTCCTGTTCGTTTTATAACCGCCACTTTTAGCGGCAGCGACCAAAAATCCAACATTTTATCACGGCAATACAGACGCCGGTGAGATATGGCTTACCTATTTTTCAGTCGCAGAGTCAACTATCGACAAGTAAAGGGGACGCTGAAATTATAAGCGACACAAGCGTCTCGTTTTTCAAGTCTCCGGGAATCCAGTCGCGTCTATTTCAACTCTTGATTCTGTTATTTTGTTCTCCGTCATAGCACAATTTTTTACCGCTGCCGCTAGACTCCGCGTTTACAAAACGAACAGGACTTTAATCTTTTAGAACATGATTATTGGAGAGTTCTTAGGATGGtgttcttatatttaaaaactagTTCTTagtatttttagttaaaagttaagagacggaTTATTATATTCTGATAAAAAAATCCGAAGAATCTCTGAATAATCATGCTCTCAGATAGCTAGACGAGGTAAAAGTAAAACACACTATGCGCAttctcctaattttttttaaacagcaGGAGTTGAAATGGTCAAATTAACTAAATGGGCTGAAGAAATTCAATGGCCCAACAAAATTTGGAAGGAAGAAGAAGCCCATGGATGAATAAACGTCtgcttcatcttctctcttaTGAGCTAGTTCTGGTTAGGTTTGATCAAAACAGGTTGACTTTTCTTTGAGAAGAGTTATATAAGTAAGTGTTATTGGGGAATGATTCTCTGTAAGagaagaaactaacaaggaacGTTGacaaatcatttatttatataaaaagagaGAATCTCTCCTTTGAACTTTTCTGTCTGTAGATACAAACCAAGAGGACAAACATGTATGTGTTTCCAATATTTACATCCACACATTACCTAAATCATCAAGATACAAATTAGATAAATACACACTACTGTGCAAGGAACTTCTTCACAGAATAGTATACTAACGAGAAAGTATTGAAACTTCTTTTTATTCCTGGGGTAGTTGCAGAGAGAACTTTGTCAGCCTCTAACCTTCCTTGTGTTTGAAGTAAATTGATAAAAGATCCGTTTTGATGTTCTTCTTGTTGTTTCTGTCATCTTGAAGCTGAGAGAAACTTGTGGAATCTTTCTACTCTGTACAACTTGCGTTGCTCCGATGATGATTTTTCATGTGATggcttcttctgcttcttcttcttcctatgGAAGAAATCCTCCGTGTCCAAAACATACGAGATCTACAACAAGAGATGCTTTGAAGCAATCAGCActtattaatgtgtagattggTTCTAGTTCTAGATTCTCAAAACATGAAACCTGTACCGGTTTGGTTTAAGACTAAATTCGCTGTTACCTTGTAGGAAGAGCAAGACATCTTGCATTCAAGGCCATTAATTACTTCTACTCCTTCCATTGCTTTGCAGGCTACTGCAAGATCATCCAGACCAGAGTATCCACGCATGTTCCTGCACACAAAGAAACGACTTGGTTTTTATGTATAATGTCCTAAATCATTCCAAAAGTAACTGAATTGTACCAAATTATACAGTAAGAGATGGGTTTATATGTGATTAGAGGCAGGTAAAAAGGTACTGAAACTCGATATACCTTTTTAACACAATGGCCTGTGGGACTACTTTTTTCCCTGATGAGTTGGAAAGGAACTCCTTTTGCAGATAACTTGCAAACGTGGGATCCATGGAAACTGCATAAGCCTCTGGCTTTTCGATTATACTATCCATAAGCTGGATTGACAAACGGGATGGAGAGGACGACTGCATATGAATCAGAACACACAGAAAACAAGTTTCAGGGTCAACGAACAATCGTAATACCTCAatgaatagagagagagagctgaGAATTTGTTTAGGTTTCTTACACATTCCAACCGATAAATATTTTCCTCGTGAAGGAGAATCCTCGCGTTTTCATAATACACCGAGTCAATGACCCTCCTAGGTTTCCGAGATTTCTCATACTCGTACAGCTGAAGAAGCTTATTATCCATATCGTCCGCTACAACAGCTTGAAGCTGCAATAGATGAAATGGAAGTCAGAAAAGGAATATAATGCCTGGAAAGTATAAATGATCAAATCTAAAACCAAGAAAGTACCTGTTTAACCAATTTGTATATCAGTTTTTCCAACGTGAATAAAACATATGATTGGTTTCCAATAATAGCTCGACATTCATCCTCAAACTTGGAACTTTCAGCTGAGCCATTAAGCAGACTAAACAAAGCACTCATAAACCTTCACAACACACACAAAGCaagttaataaatttaataaccTCCATAGTCTATATAAAAGCAATAACCAAATGCTACGTAGGCTAAGGAATATACCTTGCATAAGGATCTGGTGAACTAGTATCTTTCGTGTTTCTCCGATTCAGTTCACTGCCTGTGCAATATGTTTTTGCAGACAAAATTCTCTCGTACAGGACCTGGAAATTCaaacccaattttttttaaaatttacttaatCTTTTCAaggtaaaaattatttttcagaCTTTTAATCTGAGAAAGCAAATCATAAGAAACGGTTGCACTCACTCGATGAAGCCTGAAAAGAACATAAAAGTCGTCATTCCCGTAGAACACTCTGGAATCTTTTTGTCTCTCATCAAGCAACGCTGCTGCAGCTACATGCTTTGAAAGAGGCTTAACGGATAACAGAACACGTTCTGACAACGGAAGCAGCCGATTGTTTTCTTCTATAAGATGCGAATCCATCCCCTCTGCCTCTCCTTCACTCTCAGCTTTACCATCAATCTCATCATGCTCGCCCTCTTCCTCCATACCGTTACCGTCTTGTGAACATTCGTCACCAATAGATTCAGTTCCCGACGCGTCCTCACCACCTTCTGAAGCATCATCGCCATCTTCATCGtcagcatcatcatcattttCTCCTTCAGCTTCAACGGAATGTTCTGGCTTGGCAGTAGACTTCAAGCCACGATCTTCATAAACAACAAAGTTGTCTTCAGAATCACCAGTAGGTGACAATTCACCTTCCTCCTTCTCAATATTGGGTGGACCACCAGGTTCATCATAATTACTGTTGGCTTTAGAAGCATCTGGCAGCACTCCATTTGCGATAACAATGGTGTCAGTGTTCTCTATAGCGTCACCTGATTTGGATAAAATGCCACGTGAAcctttaaaataaaagtaaagaaACAGTCATGTTAAGGTAGACATTGCACACAAactgaagaaaaaaatcaagttCAATCTTGAAAGTACCTGACGAATCTCCACTCCCTACTTTACCATTGTTGTTTTCTACCCCACTTAGGAATGTGGCTACTCTATCATCAACATCTCCAGATCGTTTATCGGctccatttccattttcttGATCTTTCTGAGGTTTTACAGTAGAACAGGTGGCACCATCTTTATTAGCAGGATCACCATCCTTGCAATTTTCTTTCGCTGAAGAATCCCTCTTTAACAGACCAATCGCGCCATGTTTGGAGGCCCCAGATGAAGCATAGTCATCTCCATTGGCAGCAAACTTTAGTTGCCTCGAAACCAAATTTGCCGAGTCAGAGCTCACATTAACATCCCCACTCGTCAATGCACCGTGATGCTTGGTTTCTACTGCATCTTCAACAGAATTTGACCCCTTGGCCCTGGGAGGAACACCAAGCATCATCTCCAGAAAACTTTTCCAGAGCCTCAAAACTTTACCGATCTGCTCCTTTGTTGAACATATCTCCTCACATGAAAACTGGACTAGTTTGAATAAATCTTCATGAATAGTCTTGTCCAAATATTCATACTCAAAGTGAGAAATTATGGGTTGTCTGTGACCAGCAGCTACAGACAGAAgaacatcatcttcttcctgaGACTTCTCTTTCAGGTCCTTGATTTCAGTCACCAGCGCTggtattaaataaaaaaaattatgagaaCAAATAAGTAAATGCAAGAATAGACACGTGACAAATGGATGTATGCAATAAAATGTGAGGAAGAACTATCGTGGTTACTTATATACAAACTTCTTGATGGACCAAACATATTCCAAGAGTTTATTTACCTTTGGCACTCAAGTTCTTAGAATCTTGCTGCTTAAAATAGAAGCTGCGGTGATCAAGTGACTTGTAATGATTCTTCGCATATACATCCGCCCAGACCGCATTAAAATCTTCACGGCACTTTGTCCATTCTTCTTGTTTCTGCTTCAAACGAGTAAGAATTACAGGAAGTGCAGCGGCTGGATTCTTACGTATTAGGTCTGTCACGTCAAGACCATGGTCGCCATAGAGTCTCTCTATGCACCTTAAATTTAGGGCTGTAATAAGTCAATAACAAAATAGTAAGTATAAGACAAGAGATGAGAGCTCAAAGATAGGGAAAGAGAGATGAAACAGAGTGTGTTACAATCACTAAACGCCTACAGACCTGTGAAGTGGTCTTCAACCCGGAAGGAGCCCTCTATACTTATTTTCTTCTCAACTATATTATTCAACAACTCTTCTGCGCTTTTCGCAGCAGAACCCACAGATTCCAACAGCATATCCAACTCAAATCTGTAACAAGAAGAAGGTAAACCACAACGTACAAATCACTCAAAACTACACAATATATAATCTCCGTAAAACGTACCTGTCATCTTCACATCTAAACAAACTTTCTTCATATTGGTTTCTGCGCATGTGCTTAAAAGAGTAGTCTTCACTTCCTGAAGTGACAGAAACCCAGTGATCATTTAAAACAGCAGCCCCTAATTTCTGTCTGTGGCGGACGGAAGGTATTGGATACTGCAAATAAGATATAATAGTAAGTACAGTTAAAATGCCTCGGATGCAATATAgaacttcaaaaatatttttacatccGATGGGAGGAGTCGGTAGCTAGGAGTGCACCGCTCGCAATCAGATAGATCAAGCTCTTGAATAGATTTCCCCATGTACTTGTCGTTGGAACGCTCCTTTTCCTTAGCAGCATCAAGGTCGCGTTTGTGTTCTCTTTCCGTTTCCGTTTCCTTTTCCTCCCCCTTCACTGGCCTTGATAAATGTTCTTCACTGCTTAGTGATTCTGCAGCAAGTGTACCCAACAGTGTTAGTAGTTCCAATGACGTAGAAAGTCAAGAGAAAAAGCATATAAGAAGGTACGAAAGTGCTGCTTACTTTTGCTCATAACGCCAGCGAGGTGCTGGAAACCATCTGCAAAATAGGATGATGATCAGAAACAGCGAGACACCTTCACTAGAAAAAAGACAGTAGGCAGTTTTAAATACCATTACTCTCACAACGCTCAAAGAACTGATTAAACTCATCCATGAGATCAGGGAATTTTCCAAGCAGATCAGAAACCTGAATGAAAGAGAGTGGagttaaatacaaattttacgCCCCCATCCATCAACACTAAAGCTATTTGTACACCTACCAAATTCTGCAGCTCTTTCCTGTGGATAATTCCATTGCTGAAAATATTGAGACACTTCAAGAATGTCTGATAATCATCTTGGCTGCATAGTCTCTCCTTGACTTTCTCACAAAACACAAATGCTTGGTTGTACATGCCTAACACAATGAAAGAAGCACAGAAAACAAGATTATGTCGTAAGTATCAGAAAACAGGAATATACTAGTTGAACCCTAGCATACTTGTCGACAAGTAATTAGAAAATCAGCTTgtgataatttaaaaaatcaacaaTACATCAACTTATATATTGGAAGTGATGATAGCGTGAAGACGTGTAGCATGTTACTAAGCTCTTGTATAAAGCATTATGATTGTTGGGCCTAGAAAACAGAAAAGGTGTGAATCTTTATATAGTTCAAAAGCTGCTTACTTTTTAGATTGTTTTTCTCAGAATGTGAAGCAGGACCGGAATAAGCTTCAAAGCCCTCAGTTCTTCTGGATGACTTCCTTTTCTCTGAGAAATGGTGCAAGTTATCTTGCTCTGCTTCTCCATCGTCCAAATCACGGCTTCTCCTTTCTCTATTCTCCTTATCGACTCGTTTCTTCGGCTCTCTGTGCATCTTAACCATTGCTTTATCATCATTATGGTCAGAACGGTCAACACTATGATCACGGTCACCCCGAGAAGCAACAGCCCTTTCTCGTCGGCGATCCTGGTGATGAAAAATGTATCAGCTGAGAAAAGAGAGACGTGACAACAGTGATAGACAGGAAAAAAATGTAGCCAATACCACCATACCTTCTCCATTAACATTCGACGCACAAGAGGAGGACCTGATCCTCGGTCATGATACCGTTGGGCCTGACTCCGGATTAACTGAGCTGCTGAATGAGCCGCCAAAGACTCTGGCAGAAACCTAGTAAACTCTTCAAGCAAATCCAGGTGGTCCTCAAAAAGAGCCGATACCTAAAAACAGATATTAGAGCTACAAAAAAACTGGTAAACTTCAACTGTAACCGTGTAGAAGAGATAAAGTGACTCCAACTCTGACACTACCTCATTGTAAACCTCAGTGATGTCCTTATCATCCTTCCGATACATATTTAAGATCTCCAAGAAAGACTTATAGACACCTTCATCGCTCTGGAACCGTTTCTGCAGAGagataaaacaaacaaatacagATACACTGAGATACTAGGTGTAAGGGCACTTGGAAAGAAGACCGAGACTAGAAACTTCTTGCATACCttaattttattaacaaaagATATAGCCTCTTCAAATTCAACAGTTTTCTTAGGTGgagtttcttcttctacttcatcAAGCGTTATTTCAAACCCCTTAGGCAGAAACGTGTTAAACCCGAAAATCAAATTGTTATGGCCTTTAAACAACTCCTTGACTCGTGCAATCACACCAGATGTATCCGTCCTGTAAAATACAATATCAAAAACGTTTCCAgaagctacaaaaaaaaaaaaaaagaa of the Brassica rapa cultivar Chiifu-401-42 chromosome A03, CAAS_Brap_v3.01, whole genome shotgun sequence genome contains:
- the LOC103856104 gene encoding senescence-associated carboxylesterase 101 isoform X2, with the protein product MASSTLKSVEQGTFVSKSGLLGMVWSKITTLGFQVSDIKAYEEGIYTIVVFAAPSCRLDSAASTLMSGSEDQNPFHFLCSEKNPSFSFHTPAYQLFDSARKDLIHFKSELIELLKSKKQVIITGAALGGSVASLFTLWLTEKVEPKFKRPLCITFGSAFIGDDKLQQILEDSWRNSCFLHVADAAQTPVNKYFKPFGTFLIWVGSQCVCIDDPVTVTELLGGANADVVDYGEVPGRLAQPVVVDSTLTIDDGVFSRMAERAENKKRRFDRLQKLIDMKINMIYFEWDKKKSKKLKMGFYDWYRTMESCPSQDKVDAQKRKTELNEYWKELVEEVKKMPQSEKALFKTRSLLAANNYRRMVEPLDIAEYYLSGKTDYQTTGRSPHYAVLEKLFKAENINPDRPKNSDLSDLLTFDSCFWAKVEDAMILTKTQVVSRELMTFEEDVWEMIRKREVSPEIFLEGSSFMKWWREYKEIRAVHSPPSYFTEFMINGEYKTYGQAC
- the LOC103856104 gene encoding senescence-associated carboxylesterase 101 isoform X1, producing the protein MASSTLRKSVEQGTFVSKSGLLGMVWSKITTLGFQVSDIKAYEEGIYTIVVFAAPSCRLDSAASTLMSGSEDQNPFHFLCSEKNPSFSFHTPAYQLFDSARKDLIHFKSELIELLKSKKQVIITGAALGGSVASLFTLWLTEKVEPKFKRPLCITFGSAFIGDDKLQQILEDSWRNSCFLHVADAAQTPVNKYFKPFGTFLIWVGSQCVCIDDPVTVTELLGGANADVVDYGEVPGRLAQPVVVDSTLTIDDGVFSRMAERAENKKRRFDRLQKLIDMKINMIYFEWDKKKSKKLKMGFYDWYRTMESCPSQDKVDAQKRKTELNEYWKELVEEVKKMPQSEKALFKTRSLLAANNYRRMVEPLDIAEYYLSGKTDYQTTGRSPHYAVLEKLFKAENINPDRPKNSDLSDLLTFDSCFWAKVEDAMILTKTQVVSRELMTFEEDVWEMIRKREVSPEIFLEGSSFMKWWREYKEIRAVHSPPSYFTEFMINGEYKTYGQAC
- the LOC103856104 gene encoding senescence-associated carboxylesterase 101 isoform X3, which encodes MVWSKITTLGFQVSDIKAYEEGIYTIVVFAAPSCRLDSAASTLMSGSEDQNPFHFLCSEKNPSFSFHTPAYQLFDSARKDLIHFKSELIELLKSKKQVIITGAALGGSVASLFTLWLTEKVEPKFKRPLCITFGSAFIGDDKLQQILEDSWRNSCFLHVADAAQTPVNKYFKPFGTFLIWVGSQCVCIDDPVTVTELLGGANADVVDYGEVPGRLAQPVVVDSTLTIDDGVFSRMAERAENKKRRFDRLQKLIDMKINMIYFEWDKKKSKKLKMGFYDWYRTMESCPSQDKVDAQKRKTELNEYWKELVEEVKKMPQSEKALFKTRSLLAANNYRRMVEPLDIAEYYLSGKTDYQTTGRSPHYAVLEKLFKAENINPDRPKNSDLSDLLTFDSCFWAKVEDAMILTKTQVVSRELMTFEEDVWEMIRKREVSPEIFLEGSSFMKWWREYKEIRAVHSPPSYFTEFMINGEYKTYGQAC
- the LOC103856103 gene encoding alpha-mannosidase 2 gives rise to the protein MPFIGGNTRRSPPGSGGGSGWGQSLLPTTASSKSKLPINRKPRKRTALVNFLFTNFFLVALAVSLLFLLLTLFHFGVPKPISSRFLSSSSSSRSNRFAKPRKSITNRRHVNNSLSVAAVVDITTKDLYDRIEFKDVDGGPWKQGWQVTYKGDEWEKEKLKIFVVPHSHNDPGWKLTVEEYYQLQSRHILDTIVETLSKDSRRKFIWEEMSYLERWWRDASPGKQEALSSLVKNGQLEIVGGGWVMNDEANSHYFAIIEQIAEGNMWLNDTIGVIPKNSWAIDPFGYSSTMAYLLRRMGFENMLIQRTHYELKKELALNKNLEYIWRQSWDTMETTDIFVHMMPFYSYDIPHTCGPEPAICCQFDFARKRGFKYELCPWGKHPVETTQDNVQERASKLLDQYRKKSTLYRTNTLLIPLGDDFRYISMDEAEAQFRNYQMLFDHINSDPSLNTEAKFGTLDDYFRTLRQEADRVNYSRPGEVGSGQVVGFPSLSGDFFTYADRQQDYWSGYYVSRPFFKAVDRVLEHTLRGAEIMMSFLLGYCHRVQCEKFPTSFAYKLTAARRNLALFQHHDGVTGTAKDHVVQDYGSRMHTSLQDLQIFMSKAIEVLLGIRQGKDKSDQSPSFFEAEQVRSKYDAQPVHKPIAAREGNVHAVILFNPSEQTREEVVNVVVNRAEISVLDSNWTCVPSQISPEVQHDKTKLFTGRHRLYWKASIPALGLRTYYIANGNVECEKATQSKLKYASEFDPFPCPPPYSCSKLDSDVTEIRNEHQTLVFDVKNGLLQKIVHSNGPETVVREEIGMYYSPDSGAYLFKPKGEAQPIVKSGGHLVISEGLLAQEVFSYPKTRWEKSPISHSTRVYTGGNTLQDLVVEMEYHVELLGEDFNDQELIVRYKTDIDNKKVFYSDLNGFQMSRRETYDKIPLQGNYYPMPSLAFIQGSSGQRFSVHSRQSLGVASLADGWLEIMLDRRLVRDDGRGLGQGVMDNRAMTVVFNLLVDFNISQADSVSNPSLLSHLVGAHLNYPINTFIAKKPQDISVRVPQYGSFAPLAKPLPCDLHVVNFKVPRPSKYSLPLEDDNPRFAIILNRRAYDKANCHKGRRANCTSVADEPVNFSDMFKDLAATKVKPTSLNLLQEDMESLGYDDQEPPRDGSQGRVSISPMEIQAYKLELRPHK